The sequence ACTAGTTACCAAGTACCCTGGACGAGTGGTACATAGTAATGTAAACTTACCAAGATCGCACAGAGCTTCAGTCACTATGCCTTTACGGAGGATGTAGTCGCGCTCTTCGCCGCCCACAGTTCGCCGCTTAAGCTCAGGGTAGCGGCGCTTGAAGCTTTTCACACCGAGGAACATCGCTACTTGCTCTTGTATCATCATCACCTGGAATCAATGTAGCATATTTCAAAAAAGATCGAATACGGAAACATTGATTACAGCTTAAATAATTAAGCTCTCAAAAAATACGTTTATAGGTTAAGAATATACTGAATATATCATATTCCGATGTCTGCCTTAATTTAAACAATAACACTTTGGtaaatactattatattatataataaaatctaaataacaatttaagtacctacgtaaataaatcctGACGCTAATAATTTAGAAATTGAGGTCGTAGTTGTAAACGTAAAAAACAAACTTGTAAAACATACCTGATGTTCGGCACTTGGGTTTTCAGGAGGAGGCCACATGTATTCTTTGACATCAGCAGCCGTCCAAACTTTATTgctgaaaatttaaaataatattagtaattagtcgcaattgtaaaacaaacaaataaaactgcCTATAAAACTTATATTTACCTGTCAAACAAGTCTGCGAACTTAGATTTCCTCATTTTATTACTACTTTCGTTTGTCGAGCTTTTTACAGAACTCTGGGAGTCTTCGTCTAACAAGTGCGAGGGtctgaaaataataaatcaccGTAGATAGATTCCTTAAGCATCACATATTGCCGCCATAtcattgacatttcattttcgaaaaaaaaaagaattcttTTTGGTAACATTAATCAGGCAAAGGAAACCAGTACCAAACAGCccatagatataatattcctaaagatgGAATCTAAGCCAGCTGTCACTGTAGCCACATTTTAGGTACGAGAATAACCAAAAGTTGTGGCCAAATCGATAAACTATCggcattttttacaattttaattttacttgaaaggatTTTAACTACCTAAAATGAACAGATATCCATTATAACACAATTTTATATAATCTTATTAACCAGTATGATTTTGTGAGTTCGATTTTACATTAATCAACGGCGGTAATCCATGGAACACCGGCCAAAACctactaaaatatgttttccgcaataattgagttattctattatatcataaagtatACATTATCCAGTAGCATTTCAATTATGTTCATTTTTTGTGAAGATATTGAAGCTTCATTCAATTAATCGCTATTCCGTTCCGCTGTCTACACAGCGAGCGCGAATCTGTACAGATTATCGACATATAACGTGATTAAAATCGACAAGTCCCCATCCCTAaaacgcacacatacacagcttTCCCACCACCTAAGTGGCTACGGCTTGTAATGAGCAAAACGAAGACTGAGAagcaaattttgtactgagaacagatAACGGGGGGGATGTTGTCCTCTGTGTACTTACTTAGCAGGTGTAGCATTGTCATCCATCATACAAGTTTCCTCTTCGAATAATTGTACCGTCGTGGTAGCAGGTCCACATACACGTCCGTAAATACCCATGGTCTCCTaaaatagtgtaatttattatattatatttttatgaaagaAGTTTCTGGTGCTCTgctaatttgatatttattttgataactcTTTTGCGAATCAAAACACTACCGGGAAAAAATCTGtgatattttagatttatacaccgtgtttttattgaattccgttaacttcggggtattggtaagtacgtttaaggaaactacatgacatagttaattttgcataaaaaacaatttttttgatatatttattttgttataaagtcattaaatgttgcatatagcgttattgttgcacgggcattacatttatctcaatcaaacaattgaaaactgtgacatgtcaatgacatttcgaacatcgatcgtccgagatagtacttacgtttagtagcaaatgtattaacccgtactaaacactaatcaatatgtgaacggaccctaaggtaagtgtacacactcgtaagggctttataagataaaaataaaatattgattatctccgaaatggagttaattagaataccggtttctttgagaaagttacttaagagtccttattcctacagacgagcgtattttgtaaaatgcttcctttttcattcaagattacgacgtaactattagtatttattcaaaaactgataacgtacttaaataatcgtttcctaaactaggggctccaacagttcaaattttcattttcgcttttaaacctcttttttatcgaggttttttgggagtcttttccaaattttgcagtgagatgtgccgtttcggttctcaattttgctataaacaagaatcatttggtacatgaatgactacaatttgattcaacatatctcgtacgaggggctggaatgattaacaatcgaagattcatttgaaaaaactgataaaataccttccgagttttcttcatttttttggcgaaaacagggttttattatattttatttccgcaaattgtacgcatattttgctttaaaaataatattatagcaaactgtaactttatgttaacctataaaaaaaaaatcgtaactatgggacctacattgccgtaaatttatatttttttaaaacacgtataaatcacgcagcagcgacgccccgctctcagtccgcgcggagcgcgcttagaggacggacctgtgctcgattgtcaggcattcgttgcgatcgtaatcagctacggagttccgagaagtgctatatactgcgattagaaaatcttaataaaagttcattttttacagtatgcctaacagactcgcttattgatggattttcagtgttacttttttttttaatactaagtcggtggcaaacaagcatacggcccgcatatgtacgcctgcaactccagaggagttacatgcgcgttgccgaccctaaccccctcccgcccctcgttgagctctggcaaccttactcaccggcaggaacacaacactatgagtaaggtctagttatttggctgcgattttctgaaaaacgcattttcacttgaaattacgttagggtttgcattattatttttgacccggatgaagtccaagttctcatgatggagtcaggagttggtcaccagaactcctaatctactaattataatcccatcgtgtttgggctcaaaagatttgccctgacgaacaccatcgatctagatgaggtccagggtctcatgatggagtcaggagttggtcactagaactcctaatctactcattataattccatcgtgttggggttcaatagagttgccctgacgagcaccatcaatctagatgaggtccagggtctcataatggagtcaggagctggtcaccagaactcctaatctactcatcataactccatcgtgtttgggctcaatagatttgccctgatgaacaccatcgatctagatgaggcccagggtctcatgatggagtcaggagttggtcaccagaactcctaaactactcatcataacctcatcgtgttcgggctcaatagatttgccctgacgagcatcatcaatctagataaagtccagggtctcatgatggagtcaggagttggtcactagaactcctaatctactcattataattccaacgtgtttgggctcaaaagatttgccctgatgagcaccatcgatctagatgaggtccagggtctcatgatggagtcaggagttggtcaccagaactcctactctactcatcataactccatcgtgtttgggctcaatagagttgccctgacgagcaccttcaatctagatgaggtccagggtctcatgatggagtcaggagctggtcaccagaactcctaatctactcatcataactccatcgtgtttgggttcaatagagttgccctgacgagcaccatcaatctagatgaggtccagggtctcatgatggagtcaggagctggttaccagaactcctaatctattcatcataactccatcgtttttgggctcaatagatttgccctgatgaacaccatcgatctagatgaggtccagggtctcatgatggagtcaggagttggtcaccagaactcctaatctactcatcataacctcatcgtgttcgggctcaatagatttgccctgacgagcatcatcaatctagatcaagtccagggtctcatgatggagtcaggagttggtcactagaactcctaatctactcataatAATTcaaacgtgtttgggctcaaaagatttgccctgacgagcaccatcgatctagatgaggtccagggtctcatgatggagtcaggagttggtcaccagaactcctaatctactcatcataactccatcgtgtatgggctcaatagagttgccctgacgagcaccatcaatctagatcaggtccagggtctcatgatggactcaggagttgatcaccagaactcctagtctattcatcataactccatcgtgtttgggctcaaaagatttccctgagttgccctgacgagtgccatcgatctagattaagtcgagggtctcatgatggactcagtagttggtcaccagaattcctaatctattcatcataatggtaatttgatggtgctcgtgagggcaaatctattgagcccaaacacgatggagttatgatgagtagattaggaattatggtgaccaactcctgactccatcatgagaccctggacttcatctagatcgatggtactcgtcagggcaaatcttttgagcccaaacacgatggaattataatgagtagattaggagttctggtgaccaactcctgactccatcatgagaccctggacttcatctagatcgatggtactcgtcagggcaaatcttttgagcccaaacacgatggaattataatgagtagattaggagttctggtgaccaactcctgactccatcatgagaccctggacttcatttagatcgatggtactcgtcagggcaaatctattgagctcgaatacgatggaattataatgagtagattaggagttctagtgacctactcctgactccatcatgagaccctggacttcatctagattgatggtgctcatcagggtaaatctattgagcccaaactcgatggaattataatgagtagattaggagttctagtgaccaactcctgactccatcatgagaccctggacctcatctagatcgatggtgctcatcagggtaaatctattgagcccaaactcgatggagttatgatgagtagattaggagttctggggagttctggtgaccaactcctgactccgtcatgagaccctggacctcatctagatcgatggtgttcgtcagggcaaatcttttgagcccaagcacgatggaattataatgagtagattaggagttctggtgaccaactcctgactccatcataagaacctggatggacttcattcgggtcaaaaataataatacaaaccctaacgtgatttcaaataacactgaaactctatagcactaatgtgcgcaaacgattggcatcttgactacgcagcatgggtgcgtagccaccatgccaatcgatacgacaacgaaacactatctgtctctctctcgtactaatatgcacaaacgattggcatcttggctgggcagcatgggtgcgtagccaacatgccaaacgtttacgatacgacaaggaaacactatctgtctctctatcgcactaatatgcgcaatcgattggcttattggctaggtatcatgggtgcgtagccaacatgccaatcgtttacgatacgacaacgaaacactactctctctctatcgcactaatatacgcaaacgattggtattttggctaggcactaagcaagtgtgtggccaacatgccaatcgtttacgatacgacaacgaaacactatctgtctctctatcgcactaatatactttatttatacctgcagtcatttagtaacttcttcattttccattggtgtgaaagagacagaataaagagcaagggttatagtacactctgtagtctgtacacttagtagtagtgttagtagtgtacataaaaaaaaaaaaactactgtgcatatacaataaaataaagagtgcccatatgatatcatatgacactaaaattaatgttgcttgaaattatattgaaaactatcaagattattctagtctgcattgaaacgcgcgtcgcgttgccggcgctcgcgtaccgagcgccaacgccatctatcgagcgttatttcgtgaaatcggagaacgcttcaaggattaagggctcttaatttAAGGTCAGGAATGCTCcattgaaattaacgcaaataaaaaaaaaacacggtgtatatataattCCCATTGGCGAGGCGCCCTTTAAACTAGAAGAAGCTTACAGCCGCTTtctcatttttggtacaatttAGCTCTTTTTCTACATGTCCTTAAAAAGTAAACCATATTAGTTTCGGATTGAAGCAATTACACTCCACCAATGACTATCACTAAACATGAGCAGTAAGTACCCACCTTCATGTACATAGCGCCGCGACCACCACCTCGGCCCCGGCCACGACCGCGAGGGGTCTTAGCAGCGCCGCGGCCTCGTCCGCCGCGGCTGCCTCGCCCGCGCCCTCCTCGGCCCCGACCCTCACTTCCTGGCGTCTCTGGAGACTTCATAAACGTGTCTTCCAATTTAGGCAGTGTCGTTTCTAATACAACTTTTAACTCCTGAGTTTCTGGGAATATTTTCATATCCATACTGCTGCAGGAATCCCTACTTTTTCGACTGCTCAGAGGCGTCGTGCAAACAGATGGCATTTTATCCAGTGCCTCGGTCATTCGCGGCAGTTTCACCCGTGAGCTAGTCGGGTCAATCTCTTCAGGAGTTTTGTCCTCTTTGTTAAAAAAGTTGGTAGCAGTTTCAACAATCGGTTCAGGTTCTTTGGGCGGCGAAGCCAGTGCGCGCTTCACGCCGCGACCCCTTCCCCTTCCCCGAGGTTTTACTAAAATAGCTGGACGATCCCTGAAagtaattttatatgaaattagtagattaaacaaacaataagatttttttattataattatttgttagataattaattatcattatACATACCTAGTTAATCTTAAAGATCGCTGCGGACGTTCTTCTAGTGCAGGGGTAGGTAAAGTGATAACCGGTTTTGCACCCTCTGACACGGGTAATTTGCGTGGTCTGCCACGCTTCTTCGGTTGCGGGGTAAACGGAATGCTTACAGCACTAGATACTTCATTTGTTTTCAAGTGATCTACTTCTAAAGGATCTTGAGATAATTCATCATTGGCCATGTTGAAGTCGTGGGATTCagaattttcattaataatcaTTTCCTGTACTTCCGGATGTGATCGTTCAATTGCATTTGCAACTTCAGTTACATCAGAGCTGCCAGTCGATGTGCTAGAGTCTATCTCTATAGACTGAGTTTTTTCTACACAGTTAAGGGAATTTAGAGGCATGACCTGAATTTGCTTGGCTTGTAAATTTGACAGAATATTATGAAGTTTAGAGTTACCATTCTTAGAACAGTTTTCATTGTTTAACATAGAATGATTGACTGTTTTAGTGATTGGTTTACAATCCAATCCAGTTTTAGGATCAGAGGTTGAATTTTGAGATTTAGGATTTACAGGGCTTACTGTCAGAGCCTTATTGGATAGTAACTGGCCAAGTTTTAACCGCTTTGTTTCTAATACTGAGAGTTCTGGTTCCTTTTTCTGTGGAGGGCTGGTTTCCACAGAAGGAGGCCTCTTTCCAGCATTTCGCTTGGTGGTAGGAGACTTTTCGGATTCCTGAACAACCCTTGAACTACGTAATCTTTTTCCCAAGGCTAAGGCTACTGTGGGTGAAGCATCTGCTAGTCCTTTTCGTTTGCTATTTACAATACCTTTTCTTTGCTTGTCATTTACCATTTCTTGAGTATTTTCAGGTGACCAATTATCTTGTACAGTTTCAGGTTTTTTAATGTCTTCTGTTATAATTTTCGCAGAAGGACCATGATCAGtcttattaattttcaaaataattcgTGGAGAATCTTGACCTGAGCTTGCAGTTGTGATCTTTTCTGAAGTATTGATTTCTAATGGTTTTGTAACACTTTCATTTTCTGCTCTACAACGATTAAGTGACTGAGCATTTGGTGTGAGGGAAGGTGTTTCATTTTGCACATCCTGGCTGGGTGCATTACTTCTTTTTTTATCATGAGTTGACTTTGAGTTCACTTTATCAATTTGGTCACAATTTGAAATGCTTGTTGAGCCTGCTGGATCTAATTTAGTTTCTTCAGGCACAGTTGGGTCACATTCTTCTGGTTCTTTTACTCTTGTATCTACATCTTTCTTTTTGTGCTCTAACAACTTCTTTAATAATGTACAATTGGATAAAGTTGTCTGCTTGACAGATGGTGTGGTTATAGTAAGTTCATTATTTTCTGGTTCTACATTAGTATTTACATGTTCTTTCTTATTAGATACTGCAACTGAACTGTTTCCATCTAAATCATTACTATGAGGAGTTTCCCTACTTAGGGTCTTTGATTCGTTAGGAAGACAATTTTCCTTTGTTGGTTTATGATCTCCAGCAGTGACaggtattgtttcttttttatgcaaTGAATTAAACTTTTCGGTCTTTGGGACTTCCAGACAATTTTCTGTAGCTTGACTTATACTGGAGTCCTCATTATGACAATTACTCAATTCGTTTTTAACATGTTCATCTTCTATGGGTTTGACAAgtggtttaatgttaattttgGACACAACAGGTATGCTatcattaatattgttataaacATGTTCAATTTTCTCATCTAGATTATTGATTTTCATGTCAGCCTTTAAACTTTCATCACTTGATGCATCCGTAAcagttttcatattaattttcatTACTAATGGAGGATTCTTCACATTTGCATCTTCAGTGTCTCTGCTTTTGGATTGTTCAATTTCATCAGGCTTAACAACAGGCTTGATGTTCAATTTGGTGATTATTGGAATTTCCTTCTTAGGGGATGAAGGCTGCGCATTTTCTTCTGGTTTTATAATAGGCTTGATGTTAAGTTTAGTAACAACAGGTATGTTAGTTTCTGTTGAAGTATTTGGTTTAGCAATATCTTCATCACCTGCACGTTTTAATAtaggttttatatttaatttagtaacaACAGGTATATCAGTATTGTCGTCACTTGAATTTCCTGTTTCAGAGGACTGGTTTTCAGTATCTTTCACGTTTTCTTCTTCTAGTGGCTTAACTATGGGCTTAATATTAAGTTTAGTAACAACAGGTATACTATTTTCTTCACTGTCTGCATTCCATTCATCACAGTCTTTTTGTTCTGAAGATTTTTCTTCAGGGTGTTTTAATggttttatatttaactttGTAACTTTAGGGATATCTTCTAAACTAGAATCTAGTTCACTATCTTTAGGTTTTAGTATaggtttaatatttaattttgaaactacAGGAACTTCATCTTTTATTTCTTCAGAGACTTCTCCATCTGTAGGTTTCAAAATAGGTTTGatgtttaattttgttactaCAGGAATTTGTTCAAGATTGTCACATTTTGATACAGACTTTTTCAGAGATGGCTCAATATCACTTTTAAGAACtggtttaattgtgattttggGGATATGTGTAGTCTCTTTAACTTCTCCACTAGTATCAGCACAATCTCCTGACTTACTCTTAGACATTTTAGCATCAGAATGATCAGCTATACTGTCCTTGCCAGTGTTTTCTACaggttttataggttttattgtCAGCTTCGGACTTAGTTGGCTGTCAGACTTAACCACAGTTTTTATTGTCAATTTTGGTATCTTGTCCACTTTTTCTTCGGATGGGCTAACAACGACCTTCAGTTTCGAATCTGAGGCTTCCTGGTCAGGTTGGTGTAGACCTTTTATTGTGAGTTTAGGCACAGTTTGGTCTGTGTAGAATTTGCCCTCGCCATCAGTACCCGGTTTACCAAGCTTTATGGTAACTTTTGGTATGCTGTCAGAAGGGCCTTGATCTGAGGTGGACGCCTGATCTGATGTGCTTGTTTCATCATTTTCTGAACATTCTGATTCTGATATTTCACTACTACTAGATTTTCGGTGAATATCGTTTATCCTCTCTGGTGGTCTGAGAATAGGTTTAATATTGATTTTTGTAATGTTAGGTATTGGCTCGCTATTTTTAGTGTTTTCTATTTTTAGCTCATCTTCAGCAGGTGGCTTTATGGGTTTTATAGTCAACTTCGGGATGGGAGACTTTATATCTTCTGGTTGCTTTCCActtagttttatagttagttTAGGGATCTGCTTTGATGTCTCTGGTGAATCCTGAACAGGTCCAGGACTGGGatgtttttcaatttgtttgttTGCATCATTAACAACTGGTTCTGGAGCATTTGACACAGCCAAATTAAGTTTAATAGGAGGAACTTTCTTATGAAGATCCTTATTTTCGGAGACCTGTAGTGTTGATTCCCCTGAGGAATGGCTTGGTTGTTCATTTTCTTTACTTACAACAGgggttttttttgtcaatttattgATAGGTTCCACAATGGAATCTGCGATAACAGATTCTGATTGGCAACCTTGACTGGGCTCTGCTTTATCTATTTCATCTGTAGCATCAGTTGTACTAATGCATTCTGAAGAACATGAAGCTGTTACTGTTGATAGTACAGTTGCAGAAGAAGTTGATGGAGCCTCACTCTCAGGTGTAACTGCTTGACTTTGTGATTTTTCACTTTGACTTGTTGATGGTGTAATTTTCTGTCGTACTAACCTGATTTTCTTAGGAGCTGTTGATGTCTCTGCTTTGCAGACACTAATTTCACTTACATTGCTACTTTCAATGTCTTTTACATTACCATGTACAGGGGGGATGATGTCTGAAGAGCTAGACACATCCTTTGCTACACTCTCACTGCTTGT is a genomic window of Cydia pomonella isolate Wapato2018A chromosome 15, ilCydPomo1, whole genome shotgun sequence containing:
- the LOC133525890 gene encoding mucin-2 isoform X3, with translation MESSEDDAGAATNASRRASAREKDLGLNEEVDATVNASREASGAQTPCESGTMSEDNFDGDSVPSPSTHDNNASTEAILDMIDEICDGPGAPKRVPLSTECDEPATSPPTPAAPPAPSEPPPLELPATEHLAQHNIPQLEETASTSQNTEDPQVAPVLSSVSSAKCESAPEILPETPVDNISESSVSVDTNTSNIEPQASSSVPEVCGPSETDASEAQHLNVEAASTCLAVNIPSSSVETVPSVCEISECESNDRTVKHVTSSDNRDNVTVESVESTSSDVSVSEGTQESATRSPLRRRLIRPTPYDRRPDTTVSSTVDSQVSDNDVGQTSSESVAKDVSSSSDIIPPVHGNVKDIESSNVSEISVCKAETSTAPKKIRLVRQKITPSTSQSEKSQSQAVTPESEAPSTSSATVLSTVTASCSSECISTTDATDEIDKAEPSQGCQSESVIADSIVEPINKLTKKTPVVSKENEQPSHSSGESTLQVSENKDLHKKVPPIKLNLAVSNAPEPVVNDANKQIEKHPSPGPVQDSPETSKQIPKLTIKLSGKQPEDIKSPIPKLTIKPIKPPAEDELKIENTKNSEPIPNITKINIKPILRPPERINDIHRKSSSSEISESECSENDETSTSDQASTSDQGPSDSIPKVTIKLGKPGTDGEGKFYTDQTVPKLTIKGLHQPDQEASDSKLKVVVSPSEEKVDKIPKLTIKTVVKSDSQLSPKLTIKPIKPVENTGKDSIADHSDAKMSKSKSGDCADTSGEVKETTHIPKITIKPVLKSDIEPSLKKSVSKCDNLEQIPVVTKLNIKPILKPTDGEVSEEIKDEVPVVSKLNIKPILKPKDSELDSSLEDIPKVTKLNIKPLKHPEEKSSEQKDCDEWNADSEENSIPVVTKLNIKPIVKPLEEENVKDTENQSSETGNSSDDNTDIPVVTKLNIKPILKRAGDEDIAKPNTSTETNIPVVTKLNIKPIIKPEENAQPSSPKKEIPIITKLNIKPVVKPDEIEQSKSRDTEDANVKNPPLVMKINMKTVTDASSDESLKADMKINNLDEKIEHVYNNINDSIPVVSKINIKPLVKPIEDEHVKNELSNCHNEDSSISQATENCLEVPKTEKFNSLHKKETIPVTAGDHKPTKENCLPNESKTLSRETPHSNDLDGNSSVAVSNKKEHVNTNVEPENNELTITTPSVKQTTLSNCTLLKKLLEHKKKDVDTRVKEPEECDPTVPEETKLDPAGSTSISNCDQIDKVNSKSTHDKKRSNAPSQDVQNETPSLTPNAQSLNRCRAENESVTKPLEINTSEKITTASSGQDSPRIILKINKTDHGPSAKIITEDIKKPETVQDNWSPENTQEMVNDKQRKGIVNSKRKGLADASPTVALALGKRLRSSRVVQESEKSPTTKRNAGKRPPSVETSPPQKKEPELSVLETKRLKLGQLLSNKALTVSPVNPKSQNSTSDPKTGLDCKPITKTVNHSMLNNENCSKNGNSKLHNILSNLQAKQIQVMPLNSLNCVEKTQSIEIDSSTSTGSSDVTEVANAIERSHPEVQEMIINENSESHDFNMANDELSQDPLEVDHLKTNEVSSAVSIPFTPQPKKRGRPRKLPVSEGAKPVITLPTPALEERPQRSLRLTRDRPAILVKPRGRGRGRGVKRALASPPKEPEPIVETATNFFNKEDKTPEEIDPTSSRVKLPRMTEALDKMPSVCTTPLSSRKSRDSCSSMDMKIFPETQELKVVLETTLPKLEDTFMKSPETPGSEGRGRGGRGRGSRGGRGRGAAKTPRGRGRGRGGGRGAMYMKETMGIYGRVCGPATTTVQLFEEETCMMDDNATPAKPSHLLDEDSQSSVKSSTNESSNKMRKSKFADLFDSNKVWTAADVKEYMWPPPENPSAEHQVMMIQEQVAMFLGVKSFKRRYPELKRRTVGGEERDYILRKGIVTEALCDLGITAVDASEVLDIMLSDYPHKYEEYRSHQRERQIAVAQEPPEKPEVRVDRVEMKISDKSSDKPEAPKIDPEKTRQDMAAAAIASASEWNTRLNALRRGACADLQSMTVQRRRAPARSPRTHVEPPAGFYPHALLPGQYQHTYRYYTPDQLRYFPLNTVVAAPPAPPSPCESSSESEPDWGSNLDSSDDNSRHQPPKRKKLMKVKRSSSVVEPKEESRDEELCRACHLREEGNRKYSHERFLVCANCNCRLHPRCVELSADTIRKVREYAWQCAECKTCCACALPADDDKMLFCDLCDRGFHIYCVGLDRVPTGRWHCVECAICKSCGAREPSGLAPGAPAPGAPAGAPQGSVSAPGAEWHHQTRRGPGGHKLYSHSLCTPCARLR
- the LOC133525890 gene encoding mucin-2 isoform X2, whose amino-acid sequence is MESSEDDAGAATNASRRASAREKDLGLNEEVDATVNASREASGAQTPCESGTMSEDNFDGDSVPSPSTHDNNASTEAILDMIDEICDGPGAPKRVPLSTECDEPATSPPTPAAPPAPSEPPPLELPATEHLAQHNIPQLEETASTSQNTEDPQVAPVLSSVSSAKCESAPEILPETPVDNISESSVSVDTNTSNIEPQASSSVPEVCGPSETDASEAQHLNVEAASTCLAVNIPSSSVETVPSVCEISECESNDRTVKHVTSSDNRDNVTVESVESTSSDVSVSEGTQESATRSPLRRRLIRPTPYDRRPDTTVSSTVDSQVSDNDVGQTSSESVAKDVSSSSDIIPPVHGNVKDIESSNVSEISVCKAETSTAPKKIRLVRQKITPSTSQSEKSQSQAVTPESEAPSTSSATVLSTVTASCSSECISTTDATDEIDKAEPSQGCQSESVIADSIVEPINKLTKKTPVVSKENEQPSHSSGESTLQVSENKDLHKKVPPIKLNLAVSNAPEPVVNDANKQIEKHPSPGPVQDSPETSKQIPKLTIKLSGKQPEDIKSPIPKLTIKPIKPPAEDELKIENTKNSEPIPNITKINIKPILRPPERINDIHRKSSSSEISESECSENDETSTSDQASTSDQGPSDSIPKVTIKLGKPGTDGEGKFYTDQTVPKLTIKGLHQPDQEASDSKLKVVVSPSEEKVDKIPKLTIKTVVKSDSQLSPKLTIKPIKPVENTGKDSIADHSDAKMSKSKSGDCADTSGEVKETTHIPKITIKPVLKSDIEPSLKKSVSKCDNLEQIPVVTKLNIKPILKPTDGEVSEEIKDEVPVVSKLNIKPILKPKDSELDSSLEDIPKVTKLNIKPLKHPEEKSSEQKDCDEWNADSEENSIPVVTKLNIKPIVKPLEEENVKDTENQSSETGNSSDDNTDIPVVTKLNIKPILKRAGDEDIAKPNTSTETNIPVVTKLNIKPIIKPEENAQPSSPKKEIPIITKLNIKPVVKPDEIEQSKSRDTEDANVKNPPLVMKINMKTVTDASSDESLKADMKINNLDEKIEHVYNNINDSIPVVSKINIKPLVKPIEDEHVKNELSNCHNEDSSISQATENCLEVPKTEKFNSLHKKETIPVTAGDHKPTKENCLPNESKTLSRETPHSNDLDGNSSVAVSNKKEHVNTNVEPENNELTITTPSVKQTTLSNCTLLKKLLEHKKKDVDTRVKEPEECDPTVPEETKLDPAGSTSISNCDQIDKVNSKSTHDKKRSNAPSQDVQNETPSLTPNAQSLNRCRAENESVTKPLEINTSEKITTASSGQDSPRIILKINKTDHGPSAKIITEDIKKPETVQDNWSPENTQEMVNDKQRKGIVNSKRKGLADASPTVALALGKRLRSSRVVQESEKSPTTKRNAGKRPPSVETSPPQKKEPELSVLETKRLKLGQLLSNKALTVSPVNPKSQNSTSDPKTGLDCKPITKTVNHSMLNNENCSKNGNSKLHNILSNLQAKQIQVMPLNSLNCVEKTQSIEIDSSTSTGSSDVTEVANAIERSHPEVQEMIINENSESHDFNMANDELSQDPLEVDHLKTNEVSSAVSIPFTPQPKKRGRPRKLPVSEGAKPVITLPTPALEERPQRSLRLTRDRPAILVKPRGRGRGRGVKRALASPPKEPEPIVETATNFFNKEDKTPEEIDPTSSRVKLPRMTEALDKMPSVCTTPLSSRKSRDSCSSMDMKIFPETQELKVVLETTLPKLEDTFMKSPETPGSEGRGRGGRGRGSRGGRGRGAAKTPRGRGRGRGGGRGAMYMKETMGIYGRVCGPATTTVQLFEEETCMMDDNATPAKPSHLLDEDSQSSVKSSTNESSNKMRKSKFADLFDSNKVWTAADVKEYMWPPPENPSAEHQVMMIQEQVAMFLGVKSFKRRYPELKRRTVGGEERDYILRKGIVTEALCDLGITAVDASEVLDIMLSDYPHKYEEYRSHQRERQIAVAQEPPEKPEVRVDRVEMKISDKSSDKPEAPKIDPEKTRQDMAAAAIASASEWNTRLNALRRGACADLQSMTVQRRRAPARSPRTHVEPPAGFYPHALLPGQYQHTYRYYTPDQLRYFPLNTVVAAPPAPPSPCESSSESEPDWGSNLDSSDDNSRHQPPKRKKLMKVKRSSSVVEPKEESRDEELCRACHLREEGNRKYSHERFLVCANCNCRLHPRCVELSADTIRKVREYAWQCAECKTCCACALPADDDKMLFCDLCDRGFHIYCVGLDRVPTGRWHCVECAICKSCGAREPSGLAPGAPAPGAPAGAPQGSVSAPGAEWHHQTRRGPGGHKLYSHSLCTPCASLLTSSVWD